A genomic stretch from Theropithecus gelada isolate Dixy chromosome 2, Tgel_1.0, whole genome shotgun sequence includes:
- the PRR23C gene encoding proline-rich protein 23C: protein MGSRPRSPSACLAPWWGQQPGGPGPAKRSRLEEPAGPEPRAAPSLEDPAGIPAVDALTSVVVLAAGCALRVPLENVDLVLELEPMSVLRVSLGGHTLILIPEVLLSSVDERSGAQGDSSAGLEVDLFLGAHGEDVVVQQEVFCASVPEIAAEEEAYEEDADSEFPELCMDSASGSAAGLYPSARSMFSPYREGPIPGPCAPASNPSSERRSPSPIFDPEFHLLEPVPSSPLQPLPPSPSPGPHARPELPERPPCKARRRLFQE from the coding sequence ATGGGCAGCCGGCCCCGCAGTCCCAGCGCCTGCCTTGCGCCCTGGTGGGGACAGCAGCCAGGAGGACCAGGCCCTGCCAAGCGCAGCCGATTGGAGGAGCCCGCGGGCCCCGAACCCCGCGCGGCGCCCAGCCTGGAAGACCCGGCGGGGATCCCGGCCGTGGACGCGCTCACCTCCGTGGTGGTCCTGGCCGCGGGCTGTGCCCTGCGTGTGCCCCTGGAGAACGTCGACCTGGTGCTGGAGCTCGAGCCAATGTCGGTCCTGCGAGTGTCTCTTGGTGGACACACCCTCATCCTGATCCCGGAGGTCCTCCTAAGCTCCGTCGACGAACGCTCAGGAGCGCAGGGCGACTCGTCTGCCGGCCTGGAAGTGGACCTTTTCCTGGGCGCTCACGGGGAAGACGTCGTTGTCCAGCAGGAAGTCTTCTGCGCATCTGTCCCAGAGATCGCTGCCGAGGAAGAGGCCTATGAGGAGGACGCGGACTCTGAATTCCCGGAGCTCTGCATGGACTCCGCATCCGGCTCAGCCGCTGGGCTCTACCCCTCCGCTAGAAGTATGTTCAGCCCCTACCGGGAGGGCCCCATCCCAGGGCCCTGTGCTCCGGCCTCCAACCCCAGTTCAGAGAGACGCTCTCCAAGCCCCATCTTCGACCCGGAATTCCACCTTCTGGAGCCTGTCCCCAGCTCACCTctccaacctctacctccctctCCAAGTCCAGGTCCCCATGCGCGCCCGGAGCTCCCAGAGCGCCCTCCGTGCAAGGCCCGGAGACGCCTGTTCCAGGAATGA